The Chelatococcus sp. HY11 genome includes a window with the following:
- a CDS encoding TRAP transporter large permease, with product MSTSLIVLCVAFVVGAVLRIPVVLTMFGSGIVYLWVSGQDVGLLVDQTLNNMMGMNAMLAVPMFILAANVMNAATISERLWSAANLLVGRLRGGHGHVTVLMNVAMSSMTGSAVSEASGAGMVAIRMMRNQGHYPGGLAVAVASGASLLGPIMPPSIPLVLYAVISGASVGALFLAGIVPAFLMALSLSILISIMAHRRNLPRAGQVARGERLKVIAGALVPLTLPAVLLGGIWSGIFTPTEAASVAALWAILLGFIVYRNLNMKSLLAVFLESSRQSAVVMMLIISSFIINYAITNEGLADNMAAWIKAMNLSPLQFMLLVNVLFLVLGTVLDGAVMLMVFVPVLLPSVHALGIDPVHFGVVSIINFMIAIITPPYGLILFVLSTLTKVPMREINREIWAFCVPLTIVMFILVLFPQIVLFLPRMFGFQ from the coding sequence ATGAGCACCAGCTTGATCGTTTTGTGCGTCGCCTTCGTCGTGGGGGCGGTTCTTCGCATACCGGTTGTTCTGACCATGTTCGGCAGCGGCATTGTCTATCTCTGGGTGAGCGGCCAGGACGTCGGCCTACTCGTCGATCAGACGTTGAACAATATGATGGGCATGAACGCGATGCTCGCGGTGCCCATGTTCATTCTCGCCGCCAACGTCATGAATGCGGCCACCATTTCGGAGCGGCTCTGGTCCGCCGCAAACCTTCTGGTGGGGCGCCTGCGCGGTGGCCACGGCCATGTCACTGTCCTCATGAACGTGGCCATGTCCTCAATGACCGGCAGCGCCGTATCGGAGGCATCCGGCGCGGGCATGGTCGCCATCCGCATGATGCGGAACCAGGGCCACTATCCCGGTGGTCTTGCGGTGGCTGTGGCATCGGGCGCGTCGTTGCTCGGCCCGATCATGCCACCTTCCATCCCGCTCGTGCTCTACGCGGTTATTTCCGGCGCATCGGTGGGGGCTCTGTTCCTGGCTGGTATTGTGCCGGCGTTCCTGATGGCGCTGTCGCTCAGCATCCTGATTTCCATCATGGCGCATCGCCGGAACCTGCCGCGCGCCGGCCAGGTAGCGCGGGGCGAGAGACTGAAGGTTATCGCTGGGGCGCTGGTGCCATTGACGCTTCCCGCCGTTCTGCTGGGCGGTATCTGGAGCGGCATCTTCACGCCGACGGAAGCCGCCTCGGTCGCGGCGCTTTGGGCCATACTGCTCGGCTTTATCGTTTATCGTAACCTCAATATGAAGTCATTGCTCGCCGTCTTCTTGGAATCATCCAGGCAGTCAGCCGTCGTGATGATGTTGATCATCAGCTCGTTCATCATCAACTATGCGATAACGAACGAAGGCCTTGCGGATAACATGGCGGCGTGGATAAAGGCGATGAACCTGTCGCCGCTCCAGTTCATGCTGCTGGTCAACGTATTGTTCCTTGTCCTGGGGACAGTTCTTGACGGCGCGGTTATGCTGATGGTCTTCGTACCGGTGCTTTTGCCATCAGTGCACGCGCTGGGCATCGACCCCGTCCATTTCGGTGTGGTTTCAATCATCAACTTCATGATTGCGATCATTACACCTCCCTATGGGCTTATTCTGTTTGTTTTGTCGACGCTGACAAAGGTACCGATGCGCGAAATCAATCGTGAAATCTGGGCATTTTGCGTCCCGTTGACGATTGTCATGTTCATTCTTGTCTTGTTTCCGCAGATCGTGCTCTTTCTCCCACGCATGTTTGGCTTCCAATAA
- a CDS encoding TRAP transporter small permease, which yields MRDRIVQAAEKFSRFAEIVSGLMFAGIFVVFIVGIAMRYLFHKPLMWTDEVTILLLLWCTFLTDAFVVRSSDHVAFDVVWDVVSLRTRRVIGIIGRLLFALIFIGALPTVIDYVLFLWRERTDVLEIRLDIVFSCFVIYMIMVVVRLIAQLVEFCGPAWRQHVAASDAPNTSNVIG from the coding sequence ATGAGGGATCGCATCGTGCAGGCGGCCGAAAAGTTCAGCCGCTTCGCCGAGATCGTATCCGGTTTAATGTTCGCCGGCATATTCGTGGTGTTCATCGTTGGTATCGCTATGCGCTATCTCTTCCACAAGCCGCTCATGTGGACCGACGAAGTCACCATATTGCTTCTGCTCTGGTGCACATTTCTAACGGATGCCTTCGTCGTCCGTTCCAGCGACCATGTCGCTTTCGACGTTGTCTGGGATGTCGTCTCCCTGAGGACGCGGCGGGTCATCGGTATCATCGGGCGCCTTCTGTTCGCGCTGATATTCATCGGCGCCCTCCCCACTGTTATCGATTACGTTCTGTTTCTTTGGCGCGAGCGCACCGATGTTCTGGAGATCCGGCTGGACATCGTCTTTTCCTGCTTCGTGATTTACATGATCATGGTTGTTGTGCGGCTCATCGCCCAGCTTGTCGAGTTTTGCGGGCCCGCTTGGCGGCAGCACGTCGCCGCATCCGATGCCCCCAATACCTCCAACGTGATTGGTTGA
- a CDS encoding FCD domain-containing protein, which produces MSDALSAPASAQTVAENVYRSIKSDLLSGELPPGSALLTRDLLARYECGISPLREALARLVGEQFLEAASHRGVRVPRPSIGDVEDVYRIRIALEREALGLALQFGDDDWEADIIATCHRMEKAPLPYHVADQPSAVMEWEARHRAFHFSLIKAAPSPRLLRLIDQMVDQTERYRALRLTSMDRSKLGHDLLADHRSLMELVLARDPASLDVLATHLDRTRLAVSAILSEAGAPGKTES; this is translated from the coding sequence ATGAGTGACGCGCTCTCCGCCCCGGCATCGGCACAAACGGTTGCCGAGAATGTCTATCGGTCGATCAAGTCGGACCTGCTCTCAGGAGAGCTACCGCCCGGCTCGGCCTTGCTGACGCGCGATCTGCTCGCGCGCTACGAATGCGGCATCAGTCCCCTGCGCGAAGCGCTGGCGCGATTGGTCGGCGAGCAGTTCCTGGAAGCCGCGAGCCACCGCGGCGTCCGCGTGCCGCGCCCGTCCATCGGCGACGTTGAGGATGTTTACCGCATCCGGATCGCACTGGAGCGGGAGGCCCTGGGGCTCGCGCTGCAATTCGGCGACGATGACTGGGAGGCGGATATCATCGCGACATGCCACCGCATGGAGAAGGCACCGCTTCCCTACCATGTCGCGGATCAGCCGAGCGCGGTGATGGAGTGGGAGGCACGCCACCGCGCCTTCCATTTCAGCCTTATCAAGGCGGCACCGTCGCCGCGCCTGCTGCGGCTCATCGATCAGATGGTCGATCAGACAGAGCGCTACCGGGCGCTCCGTCTGACAAGCATGGATCGCTCCAAGCTTGGTCACGATCTCTTAGCGGACCATCGCAGCCTGATGGAATTGGTCCTCGCCCGCGATCCCGCCAGCCTCGATGTCCTCGCGACACATCTTGATCGCACACGGCTGGCTGTCTCGGCTATCCTCAGTGAAGCCGGAGCCCCTGGAAAGACTGAGTCATAA
- a CDS encoding SDR family NAD(P)-dependent oxidoreductase, with product MKPRPVAFVTGGASGIGRATVLRLVADGFHVAAADLNRVLLDELGGSERHITTHVADVRERSQISEAMAAYPEINALVCVAGLYQPRRFEDITTEDFRLMLDVNLIGVFIAAQEVLHHMPEGGRIVTVSSRAAIGGTNFAHYVASKAAVVGLTRAIAMELRPRRIAVNSVAPGFTDTPMTRSMPPDQYAAAQSLEPSGAAADPDDIAGAIAFLASPTTRFITGQTLFVDGGKSLGGLGM from the coding sequence ATGAAGCCGCGGCCCGTCGCCTTCGTCACCGGTGGGGCGTCCGGCATAGGGCGAGCGACGGTGCTTCGCCTCGTGGCGGACGGCTTCCATGTGGCGGCGGCGGATCTCAACCGGGTGCTACTGGACGAGCTGGGCGGGAGCGAAAGACACATCACCACCCATGTGGCCGATGTGCGGGAGCGGTCGCAGATCTCCGAGGCGATGGCGGCTTATCCGGAGATAAATGCGCTTGTCTGCGTCGCGGGCCTGTATCAACCGCGGCGTTTCGAAGACATCACGACTGAAGACTTTCGATTGATGCTGGACGTCAACCTTATCGGCGTCTTCATCGCGGCCCAGGAAGTGCTGCACCATATGCCGGAGGGTGGTCGCATCGTCACGGTTTCATCGCGCGCGGCGATCGGAGGCACCAATTTCGCGCATTACGTAGCCTCAAAGGCCGCGGTGGTCGGCTTGACGCGTGCGATCGCCATGGAGTTGCGGCCTCGTCGTATCGCGGTGAATTCGGTCGCCCCCGGCTTCACGGATACGCCGATGACGCGGAGTATGCCGCCGGACCAGTATGCCGCCGCGCAGTCCCTGGAGCCGAGTGGGGCGGCGGCCGATCCTGACGATATCGCTGGTGCAATAGCCTTTCTTGCCAGCCCTACCACGCGCTTCATCACCGGTCAGACGTTGTTCGTCGATGGTGGAAAGTCACTGGGCGGCCTCGGTATGTAA
- a CDS encoding glycosyltransferase: MKVLFVHQNFPGQFAGLVDRLLTENVEVAGIGARDFQHSRIRYHRYGAPMVQQSNDLSIDDASGRLRRASAVAAQARLLQHTGFEPDVMVVHSGWGEALYLRDIFPRARLVCYCEFFYHRAGADIGFDPEFPIESLDILHRLRVRNAFELASVDDAVACISPTLWQRSTYPAELHSKIAVLHEGIDLRGLGADEAAEAQWRQKLGIRRSAPVITYVARYLEPHRGFHTFIRAVPILQSLAPDAHILVVGSEKGGYGATPANGQTWKELMLQQKGWEIDHTRLHFLGNLPFRDYVTVTRMAEVHLYLTYPFVLSWSALEAMAMGHAIVASDTPPVTEFMSDGETARLVNFFDSEALARATVDLLRDRQQREHLGQAAQDLVRQRGLDRAEASQKLSHFIHQL, from the coding sequence TTGAAAGTCCTGTTCGTCCACCAGAACTTCCCAGGCCAGTTCGCCGGATTGGTCGACCGGCTCCTGACGGAGAATGTGGAGGTCGCGGGCATCGGCGCGCGTGACTTCCAGCACAGCCGGATCCGCTATCATCGCTACGGCGCGCCAATGGTGCAGCAATCCAACGATCTGTCGATCGACGACGCAAGCGGGCGCCTGCGCCGTGCATCGGCTGTCGCCGCCCAGGCACGGCTTTTGCAGCACACGGGATTCGAGCCCGACGTCATGGTCGTTCACAGCGGCTGGGGCGAGGCGCTCTATCTCAGGGACATTTTTCCACGCGCCAGGCTGGTCTGCTACTGCGAGTTCTTCTACCATCGCGCTGGCGCCGATATCGGGTTCGATCCGGAATTCCCCATCGAATCCCTCGATATCCTGCATCGCCTGCGCGTTCGCAATGCCTTCGAGCTCGCCTCGGTTGACGACGCAGTCGCCTGCATTTCCCCAACGCTCTGGCAACGCTCCACCTATCCGGCGGAGCTGCACTCCAAGATTGCCGTTCTTCATGAGGGGATCGACCTACGTGGCCTTGGCGCCGACGAGGCAGCCGAGGCGCAGTGGCGCCAGAAGCTCGGCATCCGCCGCTCGGCGCCTGTTATCACCTATGTGGCCCGCTACCTGGAGCCGCATCGCGGCTTCCACACGTTCATCCGCGCGGTGCCCATCCTGCAGTCACTAGCTCCCGACGCCCATATCCTCGTCGTTGGATCGGAGAAGGGCGGCTACGGCGCCACGCCTGCGAACGGCCAGACCTGGAAGGAGCTTATGCTGCAGCAGAAGGGCTGGGAAATCGACCACACGCGCCTCCATTTCCTGGGCAATCTTCCCTTCCGTGACTATGTGACAGTGACGCGGATGGCAGAGGTCCATCTCTACCTCACCTATCCCTTCGTGCTGTCGTGGTCAGCGCTGGAGGCCATGGCGATGGGCCACGCCATCGTTGCCTCTGATACGCCGCCTGTAACCGAGTTCATGAGCGACGGTGAAACCGCGCGGCTCGTGAATTTCTTTGACAGCGAGGCGCTCGCCAGGGCCACGGTCGATCTCCTCCGGGACAGGCAGCAGCGTGAACACCTGGGACAGGCGGCCCAAGACCTCGTCAGGCAACGAGGGCTCGATCGTGCGGAGGCTAGCCAAAAGCTCTCCCATTTCATCCATCAGCTCTAA
- a CDS encoding fumarylacetoacetate hydrolase family protein has product MWALTTAEFASGPTACLVVGDTLHPLSELAAAHGVALPGTVVDVLADWARCEPLLSDLAGRATGGHPVAEAGILAPLRYPGKILCAGANYFDHMAEMGFPDITKDSQRLFFFMKPPRNAIVGPGATVLMPRGTQAFDWEVELAAVIGKTARHVSVDDALSYIAGYTVAIDFSARDFNKAPEQFYKLDWVAGKANDTCCPIGPCIVPAAHFPNPQAARLRLSVNGELKQNGSAEQMIFSIAEQVARASEIMTLDPGDLLLTGTPAGVGVPKQSFLKVGDRVDAEIDGIGKLSVTIAGEA; this is encoded by the coding sequence ATGTGGGCATTGACGACGGCCGAGTTTGCGAGTGGGCCGACAGCATGTCTCGTGGTCGGCGATACGCTTCACCCGCTCAGTGAGCTCGCTGCTGCCCATGGTGTCGCCCTTCCGGGTACGGTTGTGGATGTCCTCGCCGATTGGGCGCGTTGCGAGCCCCTCCTGTCGGACCTAGCCGGCAGGGCGACCGGAGGGCATCCGGTAGCGGAGGCCGGTATTCTCGCGCCATTGCGATATCCCGGAAAAATCTTGTGCGCGGGCGCGAATTACTTCGATCATATGGCCGAGATGGGCTTTCCTGACATAACAAAGGACAGCCAGCGGCTGTTCTTCTTCATGAAGCCGCCGCGCAACGCGATTGTCGGTCCGGGAGCGACGGTCCTGATGCCGCGCGGAACGCAAGCCTTCGACTGGGAGGTTGAGCTCGCCGCTGTCATAGGCAAGACGGCGCGGCATGTGTCCGTTGATGACGCGCTTTCCTATATCGCCGGTTATACGGTCGCGATCGATTTTTCAGCGCGTGACTTCAACAAGGCGCCGGAGCAGTTCTACAAGCTGGACTGGGTCGCGGGGAAAGCCAACGATACCTGCTGCCCGATCGGCCCGTGCATTGTTCCGGCGGCACATTTCCCAAATCCGCAAGCGGCCCGCCTCCGCCTCTCGGTCAATGGTGAGCTCAAACAGAATGGCAGCGCGGAGCAGATGATCTTCTCGATCGCGGAGCAGGTCGCGCGTGCATCGGAAATCATGACGCTCGATCCCGGCGATCTCCTGCTTACAGGTACGCCGGCCGGGGTTGGCGTGCCAAAGCAGAGCTTCCTCAAGGTCGGCGACAGGGTGGATGCCGAGATTGATGGCATCGGCAAGCTGTCGGTCACCATCGCGGGCGAGGCCTGA
- a CDS encoding EthD family reductase, whose amino-acid sequence MIIRSAVLEGHVAPGDQEAFDHSMRTHVLPAIRSYPRLRDVRLRKLAVPEAGAPDVYMIFDLYFDSIADMDAALASETRQIVRMAIAENMAAFQGRVYHLVFDEDA is encoded by the coding sequence ATGATCATACGTTCCGCTGTACTCGAGGGGCATGTTGCCCCCGGAGATCAAGAGGCCTTCGACCATAGCATGCGCACGCATGTGTTGCCGGCTATTCGCAGCTATCCGCGGCTTCGCGATGTCAGACTGCGAAAACTTGCTGTGCCGGAAGCCGGAGCGCCCGACGTCTATATGATCTTCGACCTCTATTTTGACAGTATCGCGGACATGGATGCGGCACTGGCAAGTGAAACAAGGCAGATTGTTCGCATGGCGATTGCTGAAAACATGGCTGCGTTCCAGGGGCGTGTCTATCATCTTGTTTTTGACGAAGACGCATAG
- a CDS encoding NAD(P)-dependent oxidoreductase has translation MGILITGGGVVGLRTAALLAARGERVVIVDVRQIRSDTLGGGVETATCDVVDRDGLTALVEANAITSIIHTAALLSTAIRRDPVRGVMVNTVGTTNVLEIARSMKLRRVVIASSTTVGYTGFSTHGPDPIEEDIQLRVVSQRPASIYAATKLAAENIALLYNDLYDVDVAVLRYGAVLSASQDIATSVPDQLLSTLMSAGRAGMPVHIKDPFLLWAGREEFVDARDCARANIAALDASELKSRVYNIATGAWYSFEDVCDVVRGIYPDLSVDLGVNVTSGFAGFPHMRPAPSSTAAAKRELGFTAAYRLEDTVSQLALPA, from the coding sequence ATGGGGATACTGATTACAGGCGGTGGGGTCGTCGGATTGCGGACAGCCGCGCTTTTGGCGGCGCGCGGTGAGCGTGTCGTGATTGTCGACGTTCGGCAGATCCGCTCGGACACCCTCGGCGGCGGAGTCGAAACCGCCACATGCGACGTTGTCGACCGCGATGGGCTCACCGCGCTGGTCGAAGCTAACGCGATCACGTCGATCATTCATACGGCCGCGCTGCTCTCGACGGCCATCCGCCGTGATCCTGTCCGCGGTGTCATGGTCAACACGGTGGGGACGACCAATGTCCTCGAAATCGCGCGCAGCATGAAGCTGAGGCGCGTGGTCATCGCAAGTTCCACGACGGTTGGATATACCGGGTTCTCTACACATGGGCCTGATCCCATCGAGGAGGACATCCAGCTCCGCGTAGTCAGCCAGCGGCCGGCAAGTATATATGCGGCAACTAAGCTGGCCGCAGAGAATATCGCACTACTGTACAACGATCTTTATGACGTTGATGTCGCCGTTTTGCGTTATGGCGCGGTGTTGAGCGCCAGCCAGGACATCGCGACGAGCGTGCCGGATCAGCTCCTCTCAACGCTCATGTCGGCGGGGCGTGCCGGCATGCCTGTCCATATCAAGGACCCATTTCTTCTATGGGCTGGTCGCGAAGAATTCGTCGATGCCCGGGACTGCGCGCGCGCCAATATCGCTGCGCTGGACGCTTCCGAGCTGAAGTCGCGCGTTTATAATATCGCGACGGGCGCATGGTATAGTTTCGAGGATGTCTGTGACGTCGTGCGCGGAATTTATCCTGATCTTTCCGTCGATTTAGGTGTCAATGTTACGAGCGGCTTCGCGGGATTTCCCCATATGCGTCCCGCGCCGTCGTCGACGGCCGCCGCGAAGCGCGAGCTTGGCTTCACGGCAGCTTATCGACTGGAGGATACGGTCTCCCAGCTGGCTTTGCCCGCCTGA
- a CDS encoding class I SAM-dependent methyltransferase, which produces MSDDKVMLLTGEPTPRAKTVLHVGCGVSNPRKLHSHFRRPGWREVRVDIDPNVAPDVEADICDLSVFADGGADAVWSSHNLEHLYDHDVPVALREFRRVLRPTGFALMTMPDIEAIAQLVVDGKLDEVAYQSPAGPITALDMMFGHRRSVAAGNHFMSHKTAFSRDRLGNLLVDAGFPRVVVAFGNSFDLWAIAMQKDAPSYLDHVFEEPSERTAAATGAPAQKATGTEGQKGSLS; this is translated from the coding sequence ATGAGTGACGACAAAGTCATGCTTTTGACGGGCGAGCCGACCCCACGCGCGAAGACGGTGCTGCACGTCGGTTGCGGCGTGTCCAATCCGCGCAAGCTTCACTCGCATTTCCGCCGCCCCGGCTGGCGCGAGGTCCGGGTTGATATAGACCCCAACGTCGCGCCGGATGTCGAGGCTGACATCTGCGATCTTTCGGTTTTCGCGGACGGTGGCGCCGATGCGGTCTGGAGTTCGCATAACCTCGAACATCTCTACGATCACGATGTGCCCGTGGCGCTGCGGGAGTTTCGCCGTGTCTTGCGCCCCACCGGCTTCGCGCTGATGACGATGCCCGATATCGAGGCGATCGCCCAGCTAGTGGTCGACGGGAAGCTCGATGAAGTCGCCTACCAATCGCCCGCCGGGCCGATCACGGCACTCGACATGATGTTCGGCCACCGCCGTTCGGTGGCGGCCGGCAATCATTTCATGAGTCACAAGACGGCGTTCAGCCGGGATCGGCTTGGCAACCTGCTTGTCGACGCCGGCTTTCCACGCGTCGTGGTTGCCTTTGGCAACAGTTTCGATCTTTGGGCGATCGCCATGCAGAAGGACGCCCCCTCATACCTTGACCATGTTTTTGAGGAACCTTCGGAGAGGACAGCCGCCGCGACGGGCGCGCCCGCACAGAAGGCTACCGGAACCGAGGGTCAAAAAGGTTCTCTCTCTTGA
- a CDS encoding DctP family TRAP transporter solute-binding subunit: MFKYSKAIALACAVTFGGVTGAAEAATQLRISTAAPENSPLTDAFRHIKKKMEEAFPGEVTVSVHPASSLFRQGTELPAMQRGNLEMASPVTFEIEAQLPEYGVFSSGYVFRDPAHMLKVFNGPIGEEFYAKVADKMGLVILDTAYLGTRQVGLRDVKNIKTPKDFSGVKLRMPPGAAFQTLARAMGVTPLAMPITEVYLALQTGSIDGQDNPANMTRDWKFNEVSKEIVLTQHIVQPVFIAISKTAYDKLTPDQQKALRAAAKEATAIEVQKTIEDEKSAVEGFKKAGIVVSEPDLELFRANAAKLYKEEGYETKWQPGLKDKIDALQ, from the coding sequence ATGTTCAAATACAGCAAGGCCATCGCGCTCGCCTGCGCGGTAACCTTCGGTGGAGTGACGGGCGCTGCCGAGGCGGCAACGCAGTTGCGCATCTCGACGGCGGCTCCGGAGAATTCTCCGCTGACGGATGCATTCCGCCACATCAAGAAGAAGATGGAAGAGGCCTTTCCGGGCGAGGTGACGGTGTCGGTGCACCCCGCTTCCAGCCTTTTCCGCCAGGGCACGGAACTTCCGGCCATGCAGCGCGGAAACCTCGAAATGGCGTCGCCGGTCACGTTCGAAATCGAGGCTCAGCTGCCGGAATACGGTGTTTTCTCGTCCGGCTATGTATTCCGCGATCCAGCCCATATGCTAAAAGTATTCAACGGTCCGATCGGCGAGGAGTTCTACGCGAAGGTCGCCGACAAGATGGGGCTCGTCATTCTCGACACAGCCTATCTCGGAACGCGGCAAGTCGGCCTGCGCGACGTGAAGAACATCAAGACACCGAAGGATTTTTCCGGGGTGAAGCTACGGATGCCGCCGGGAGCAGCCTTCCAGACATTGGCGCGCGCCATGGGCGTGACTCCGCTCGCCATGCCGATCACGGAAGTTTATCTCGCATTGCAGACCGGATCGATCGACGGCCAGGACAATCCCGCGAACATGACGCGTGATTGGAAATTCAACGAGGTCTCGAAAGAGATCGTGCTGACGCAGCACATCGTTCAGCCCGTCTTCATCGCCATCTCCAAGACCGCCTATGACAAGCTGACGCCCGACCAGCAGAAGGCGCTGCGCGCTGCGGCCAAGGAAGCCACGGCGATCGAGGTTCAGAAGACCATCGAAGACGAGAAATCAGCTGTCGAGGGCTTCAAGAAGGCCGGCATCGTCGTCTCCGAGCCCGATCTGGAACTCTTCCGCGCCAATGCCGCGAAACTCTACAAGGAAGAAGGCTATGAGACGAAGTGGCAGCCGGGCCTGAAGGACAAGATCGACGCCCTGCAGTGA